The following coding sequences are from one Magnetococcales bacterium window:
- a CDS encoding DegT/DnrJ/EryC1/StrS aminotransferase family protein, with protein sequence MKVEFYRHALGEEEIASVVETLHSVFLTAGPKTRAFEAAFAEYLGIRRVVGFSSCTTALWLTLRALGIGPGDEVITTPMTFIATANAILEAGGTPVFVDVEASTGNLDAERVAAAITPRTKAILPVHLYGQMCDMRRLRVIADQHNLAIIEDAAHCVEGERDGVRPGQLGDAACFSFYATKNLCSGEGGAVATQRDDLAEQLLLCRSHGMDKGAAERHHGRYQHWDMVCLGQKANMFDIQAALLLPQIPKISRHWQRRSEIVASYESALTGVPGVTLHRMPLGSRHARHLFTILVPPSARDPFLAQLQAFGIGCTVNYRAIHLLSYYRQRFNLPRGSFPVAEEIGDCTVSLPLWVGLQEHEIRHVIDGVRSSLKQVTRKA encoded by the coding sequence ATGAAGGTTGAATTTTATCGACATGCCCTGGGCGAGGAGGAGATTGCCTCGGTGGTGGAGACGCTCCACTCGGTGTTCTTGACGGCTGGTCCAAAAACCCGAGCCTTCGAGGCTGCCTTCGCCGAGTATCTGGGCATACGGCGGGTGGTTGGTTTTTCCAGTTGTACGACGGCTCTGTGGTTGACCCTGCGTGCCTTGGGCATCGGACCCGGCGATGAAGTGATCACCACGCCCATGACCTTCATTGCCACGGCCAATGCCATCCTGGAGGCCGGCGGAACACCAGTCTTTGTCGATGTGGAGGCATCCACTGGCAATCTAGATGCCGAACGGGTCGCGGCGGCCATAACCCCACGCACCAAGGCCATTCTGCCTGTCCATCTCTATGGGCAAATGTGCGACATGCGCCGCCTGCGGGTCATCGCCGATCAACACAACCTGGCCATCATCGAGGATGCCGCTCATTGCGTCGAAGGGGAACGGGATGGCGTGCGTCCTGGTCAACTCGGCGATGCCGCCTGTTTCAGTTTCTACGCCACCAAAAACCTGTGTTCGGGTGAGGGGGGCGCCGTGGCAACCCAGCGTGACGATCTGGCCGAACAACTCCTGCTTTGCCGATCCCACGGCATGGACAAGGGAGCCGCCGAACGCCATCATGGCCGATACCAGCACTGGGACATGGTCTGCCTGGGACAAAAAGCCAACATGTTCGACATCCAGGCCGCCCTGCTGCTGCCACAAATTCCCAAAATTTCCCGCCACTGGCAACGCCGCAGTGAAATCGTCGCCAGCTACGAGTCGGCCCTGACGGGCGTACCAGGAGTGACGTTGCACCGAATGCCCCTCGGCTCCCGCCACGCACGGCATTTGTTCACCATTCTGGTTCCACCCTCAGCCCGAGACCCTTTTTTGGCACAACTGCAAGCCTTCGGAATCGGTTGCACCGTCAACTACCGCGCCATCCACCTGCTGAGCTACTACCGGCAACGCTTCAACCTGCCGCGCGGCTCCTTTCCTGTGGCAGAGGAGATCGGCGATTGCACTGTCTCTCTCCCTCTCTGGGTCGGATTGCAGGAACACGAAATACGTCACGTCATCGATGGAGTGCGGAGCAGCCTGAAGCAGGTAACCAGAAAAGCCTGA